One region of Pieris rapae chromosome Z, ilPieRapa1.1, whole genome shotgun sequence genomic DNA includes:
- the LOC111003338 gene encoding uncharacterized protein LOC111003338 — protein MQSKPIFKSKSEMDKNILRLCYGDLYIIGRLWIETLKSVLFGAKMALIPAVYAAAPVPEPKYPPLMKYKDLPLYQSPHYEYKDHVADKEKCPKAYTPLFQEYLLPTVKSFRIDTQKSLCQIGCGFSNAWQQLKMEMADHEKNFKKYMHNPENNTLRVTTVVLGSVSGFYLTRKRGVPTRIFGTTLGGLLAGSVTFPDESDRGFREILYRGGKVLIYMYNILYSDDYALEERLSCREDLPPNPPPRKPQCPMK, from the coding sequence ATGCAATCCAAACCCATCTTCAAGAGCAAATCCGAAATGGACAAGAACATTTTGAGGCTATGTTACGGTGATCTGTACATCATTGGAAGGTTGTGGATAGAGACGCTGAAGTCTGTCTTGTTTGGTGCAAAGATGGCTCTAATACCAGCTGTGTACGCCGCTGCACCAGTTCCAGAACCGAAATATCCACCATTGATGAAATATAAAGACCTACCACTGTACCAGAGTCCGCACTACGAGTACAAAGATCACGTCGCTGATAAAGAAAAGTGTCCAAAAGCATACACGCCTCTGTTCCAGGAATACCTACTTCCCACAGTGAAATCTTTCAGGATTGACACCCAAAAGAGTCTCTGCCAAATCGGCTGTGGGTTCTCCAATGCGTGGCAACAGTTGAAAATGGAAATGGCAGATCACGAGAAGAACTTCAAGAAATACATGCACAATCCAGAGAATAACACATTGAGGGTGACGACCGTTGTATTGGGGTCTGTTTCTGGGTTCTATTTGACGCGGAAGCGAGGTGTGCCCACTAGAATTTTTGGCACCACGCTCGGTGGTCTTCTCGCCGGTTCTGTGACGTTTCCTGATGAAAGTGATCGTGGGTTTAGGGAGATATTGTATAGGGGtggtaaagttttaatatatatgtataatatactcTATAGTGATGATTACGCTTTGGAGGAGAGGTTGTCGTGTAGGGAAGATTTGCCCCCTAACCCTCCGCCGAGGAAACCCCAGTGCCCCATGAAATAA